From the genome of Peptostreptococcaceae bacterium:
CGAATAGGCCAAGCAGTTGCGGCTGCGAGCTTGCCGGTTATAGAATAATCTGAAGGGTGGGAATGGACATGCAACTAAAAAATATGAATGCCGAGATTTTCATACCGGATGGAGACATGATTAAAAATGCGCTTGAGAAAACAACGCATATGTCGATTGCGGCACATCAGGATGACATAGAGTTAATGTCTTTAGACGGTATTTTGAAGTGCTTTGGTGTGAGTGATCAATGGTTTACAGGTGTCGTGGTAACCAATGGAGGAGGAAGCCCCAGAGAGGGTATATATGCAAACTTCACTGATGAGCAGATGCAGGAGATAAGAAAGAAAGAACAAAAAAAGGCAGCTGTTATAGGTGAATACGGTGCGCAAGTATTGATGGGGTATAGTAGTTCGGATGTAAAAAAAAGCGATAAGCCTAGGCTTGTGGAAGAATTGGTAGAACTCATTAAAATAGCAAGACCTACTATAATATATACGCACAATTTGGCTGACAAACATGATACTCA
Proteins encoded in this window:
- a CDS encoding PIG-L family deacetylase; amino-acid sequence: MQLKNMNAEIFIPDGDMIKNALEKTTHMSIAAHQDDIELMSLDGILKCFGVSDQWFTGVVVTNGGGSPREGIYANFTDEQMQEIRKKEQKKAAVIGEYGAQVLMGYSSSDVKKSDKPRLVEELVELIKIARPTIIYTHNLADKHDTHVATAVRVIQALRELPKEYRLEKIYGCEVWRNLDWLLDEDKVAFDLSSHQNIGAALVSVFDSQISGGKRYDLAIAGRKKANATFSASHALDLAEEMSFAMDLTPLITDANLEIGAYIDTYLSRFAKDVKMKIGKFE